In Cicer arietinum cultivar CDC Frontier isolate Library 1 chromosome 7, Cicar.CDCFrontier_v2.0, whole genome shotgun sequence, a single window of DNA contains:
- the LOC101502906 gene encoding uncharacterized protein, which yields MAKKHLSETQHKHKHKDEYEYESFSSDSEIEYEPIDVISSWRPNAHGGHHSLSSTFQPLSNRYQKFSHHIRASPLEEWEEGSMNIAMSNTVTTAIRATVRDMAIGKTRTSEKADRATVEQAIDPRTRMILFKMLNRGVFQDINGCISTGKEANVYHATKSNGQELAIKVYKTSVLGFKDRDRYVKGDYRFRNGYCKHNPRKMVQTWAEKEMRNLFRLKAKGLRCPTPHLQRQNILVMEFIGKNGWAAPLLKDADLSLDKLREGYVEIIVAMRTLYQKCKLVHGDLSEYNILYYEGHLYIIDVSQAVDLDHPHALDFLVEDCIHVSAFFKRHGVGVMSIKELRGFIVNASIADDAVDSYLEKVQQKNLAGEYVSDDLEFGQNAEEDVQQTNGEDTGEDSHVISDGRSNLLEGDTESQSGEDEVDNESDSEEVSFSESDRDTPLENIATRKQARKENKKKVKEEKREARKTKVPKSVKKRKKKLSKAPKTR from the exons aacacaaacacaaagatgaatatgaatatgaatcgTTTTCTTCGGATTCGGAAATCGAATATGAACCGATAGATGTTATTAGTTCTTGGCGTCCCAATGCTCATGGTGGCCATCACTCCCTTTCTTCCACCTTCCAACCTCTCTCCAATCGCTACCAAAAATTCTCCCATCACATTCGAGCTTCTCCTTTAGAGGAATGGGAAGAAGGAAGCATGAATATTGCCATGTCTAACACTGTTACCACAGCAATTCGTGCAACTGTCAGAGACATGGCTATTGGTAAAACTCGAACTTCCGAGAAAGCCGATCGGGCCACTGTTGAACAg GCAATTGATCCCAGAACGCGCATGATTTTATTTAAGATGCTAAACAGAGGAGTGTTTCAAGATATCAATGGGTGCATTTCAACTGGAAAAGAA GCAAATGTTTATCATGCCACCAAATCCAATGGTCAAGAACTTGCAATTAAAGTATACAAAACATCTGTTTTGGGATTTAA GGATAGAGATAGATATGTGAAAGGAGATTACCGGTTTAGAAATGGGTACTGCAAGCATAATCCCAGAAAAATGGTACAAACATGGGCAGAAAaagaaatgaggaatctttttaG GCTAAAGGCAAAAGGACTTAGGTGCCCTACTCCACATCTTCAGAGGCAAAATATCCTTGTTATGGAATTTATCG GAAAGAATGGTTGGGCCGCCCCACTTCTCAAAGACGCAGATTTATCTTTAGACAAGTTACGGGAAGGCTATGTTGAG ATAATTGTTGCAATGCGGACATTATATCAGAAGTGTAAATTGGTGCATGGTGACCTCAGTGAATATAATATACTTTATTATGAG GGTCACTTGTATATTATTGATGTTTCTCAAGCTGTTGACCTCGACCATCCTCATGCTCTTGATTTTCTGGTCGAAGACTGTATTCACGTATCC GCTTTCTTTAAAAGACATGGTGTTGGTGTCATGTCAATAAAAGAACTGCGTGGATTTATTGTTAATGCATCAATTGCTGATGATGCTGTAGATAGTTATTTGGAAAAG GTGCAACAAAAAAATTTGGCCGGAGAATATGTATCTGATGATTTGGAATTTGGACAG AATGCTGAGGAGGATGTACAACAAACAAATGGCGAAGACACTGGAGAAGATTCACATGTTATCTCTGATGGTAGATCTAATCTCTTAGAAGGTGACACCGAGTCTCAATCGGGAGAGGACGAAGTAGATAACGAAAGTGATTCTGAAGAGGTTTCATTTTCTGAAAGTGATcgagatactcctcttgagaaTATAGCTACTAGAAAACAAGctaggaaagaaaataaaaagaaggtGAAAGAGGAGAAAAGGGAAGCAAGGAAAACTAAAGTCCCCAAGTCtgtgaagaaaagaaagaaaaaattgtcTAAAGCCCCAAAGACCAGATAG
- the LOC101500683 gene encoding pentatricopeptide repeat-containing protein At4g16390, chloroplastic, with product MAYHLCSSSPSSLFHDPPSISSLKFKVRNFSPSFQTPSSKTLLHVSLQEPIPQHDINSQKDTNFDNPVVKSKTSYIWVNPKSPRAKQLGKKSYDARYNSLVKLSNSLDLCNPSEHDVSHIFEGLGDKVIEQDAVIIINNMENSVVVPFVLQYIQRKIRPSREVILYNVTLKVFRKCKDLDGAEKVFVEMLQKGVKPDNITFSTIISCARSCYLPNKAVEWFEKMPSFGIEPDDVTYSVMIDAYGRAGNIDMALNLYDRARTEKWRIDHVTFSTLIKMYGVAGNYDGCLNVYEEMKALGVKPNLVVYNTLLDAMGRAKRPWQAKTISKEMMNNGISPNRATYASLLHAYGRARFCEDAFVVYREMKEQGMDLNTHLYNTLLAMCADVGYTEQAFEIFEDMKSSDTCFPDSWTFSSLITIYSCSGKVSEAERMMNEMIESGFEPTIFVLTSLVQCYGKAKRTDDVVKTFNKLLDMGIGPDDQFCGCLLNVMTQTPREELGKLTDCVKKANPKLGIVVRNLVEGLEGDGEFRKEALELFNSITEGVKRAFCNSLIDLCINLDLLDKACVLLDLGLTLEIYTNIQSRSQTQWSLHLKGLSLGAALTAFHVWINDLSKAFESGEDLPPLLGVNTGHGKHRYSERGLAGAFESHLKELNAPFHEAPDKAGWFLTTQVAVKSWMEPRRSSELVAA from the coding sequence ATGGCTTACCATCTCTGTTCTTCTTCCCCTTCCTCTCTCTTCCACGACCCACCCTCCATCTCTTCTCTCAAATTCAAAGTTCGAAACTTTTCACCTTCCTTTCAAACCCCTTCTTCCAAAACCCTTCTCCACGTCTCACTACAAGAACCCATTCCCCAACATGACATTAACTCCCAAAAAGACACAAACTTTGATAACCCTGTTGTCAAATCGAAAACCAGTTACATTTGGGTCAATCCCAAAAGTCCTAGAGCAAAACAACTTGGCAAGAAATCTTATGATGCAAGGTACAATTCTCTTGTCAAGCTTTCCAACTCTTTGGATTTATGCAATCCCAGTGAACATGATGTTTCTCACATTTTTGAGGGTTTAGGAGATAAGGTTATAGAACAAGACGCTGTAATTATCATCAATAACATGGAGAATTCTGTTGTTGTACCTTTTGTTCTTCAGTACATTCAACGGAAGATTAGACCCTCTAGGGAGGTGATTCTTTACAATGTCACACTCAAGGTGTTTAGGAAATGTAAGGATTTGGATGGGGCAGAGAAGGTGTTTGTTGAAATGCTTCAGAAAGGGGTTAAGCCTGATAATATTACTTTTTCAACTATAATTAGTTGTGCTAGGTCTTGTTATCTGCCTAATAAGGCTGTGGAGTGGTTTGAAAAGATGCCTTCCTTTGGCATTGAACCTGATGATGTTACGTATTCGGTCATGATTGATGCTTATGGACGGGCTGGTAATATTGATATGGCTTTGAATTTGTATGATCGTGCGAGAACTGAGAAATGGCGCATTGATCATGTGACCTTCTCTACATTGATAAAGATGTATGGAGTGGCGGGAAACTATGATGGATGCTTAAATGTTTATGAAGAAATGAAGGCTCTTGGTGTTAAGCCTAACTTGGTTGTTTATAACACTCTTTTGGATGCCATGGGGAGAGCGAAGAGGCCATGGCAGGCCAAGACTATATCTAAAGAGATGATGAATAATGGAATTTCGCCAAATCGAGCGACGTATGCATCTCTCTTACATGCCTATGGTAGAGCGAGGTTCTGTGAAGATGCTTTCGTTGTGTATAGGGAAATGAAGGAACAGGGAATGGATTTGAATACACATCTTTATAACACCCTTTTAGCTATGTGTGCTGATGTTGGTTACACTGAACAAgcgtttgaaattttcgaagacATGAAAAGTTCCGATACTTGCTTTCCTGACAGTTGGACATTCTCATCCTTGATTACCATATATTCGTGCAGTGGCAAAGTTTCAGAGGCCGAAAGAATGATGAATGAAATGATTGAATCTGGATTTGAGCCGactatttttgttttgactTCCCTAGTCCAGTGCTATGGAAAAGCCAAGCGTACTGATGATGTTGTGAAGACGTTTAATAAGCTCTTGGATATGGGCATTGGACCGGATGATCAATTCTGCGGTTGTCTTCTGAATGTTATGACCCAAACACCGAGAGAAGAACTTGGTAAGCTAACCGATTGTGTGAAGAAGGCTAATCCAAAGCTTGGGATTGTGGTAAGAAATTTGGTGGAAGGGCTGGAGGGTGATGGAGAGTTCAGAAAAGAAGCATTAGAACTCTTCAATTCAATTACTGAAGGAGTAAAGAGGGCATTTTGCAATTCTCTGATTGATCTTTGTATCAACTTGGATTTGTTGGACAAAGCATGTGTCCTTCTGGACCTTGGTTTGACACTTGAGATATATACCAATATACAATCCAGGTCTCAAACTCAGTGGTCTTTGCACTTAAAGGGTCTCTCACTCGGAGCTGCACTTACCGCATTCCATGTTTGGATAAATGATTTGTCCAAGGCTTTTGAATCAGGAGAGGACCTTCCGCCGTTGCTCGGAGTCAATACCGGTCATGGGAAACACAGGTATTCTGAGAGAGGTTTGGCAGGTGCATTTGAATCTCATTTGAAGGAATTGAATGCTCCTTTTCATGAGGCTCCCGATAAGGCTGGCTGGTTTTTGACTACACAGGTAGCAGTCAAGTCATGGATGGAGCCTAGGCGTTCATCTGAATTAGTTGCTGCGTAA
- the LOC113787836 gene encoding glucan endo-1,3-beta-D-glucosidase-like codes for MTSLMFKSLILVFATLFLKAYGDLPQWCVADSQAPDSAVQIALDWACSKKGGGADCTKIQKHEPCFHPNTVKAHASYAFNNYYQRFKHQGANCYFYGAGIPVTNDPRDLQQWCIADVQAPDDVVQKAMDSICSKTGAADCTNIQLNHPCYLPNTVKDHASYVFNSYYQRFKHKGVSCYFGAAGITTTNDPSHRSCKFEYIP; via the exons ATGACTTCTCTAATGTTCAAAAGTTTGATACTTGTGTTTGCGACACTATTTTTAAAGGCATATG GAGACTTGCCGCAGTGGTGCGTAGCTGATTCGCAGGCACCAGATAGTGCGGTGCAGATAGCATTGGATTGGGCTTGCAGTAAAAAGGGTGGTGGAGCAGATTGCACTAAGATACAAAAGCACGAACCTTGTTTCCATCCAAATACTGTGAAGGCCCATGCTTCCTATGCTTTCAACAATTACTATCAGAGGTTCAAGCACCAAGGAGCCAATTGTTATTTCTATGGTGCTGGAATACCCGTTACTAATGACCCAA GAGACTTACAGCAGTGGTGCATAGCTGATGTGCAGGCACCAGATGATGTGGTGCAGAAAGCAATGGATTCGATTTGTAGTAAAACGGGTGCAGCAGATTGCACAAACATACAATTGAATCATCCTTGTTACCTTCCAAATACTGTGAAGGACCATGCTTCCTATGTTTTCAACAGTTACTATCAGAGGTTCAAGCACAAAGGAGTTTCTTGTTATTTCGGTGCTGCTGGAATAACCACTACCAATGACCCAA GCCATAGATCTTGCAAGTTTGAGTATATTCCTTGA